The following coding sequences lie in one Campylobacter sp. RM16189 genomic window:
- the mqnE gene encoding aminofutalosine synthase MqnE: MINLIEKLQSGDRLEASECFKLYDLDLFTLGKFANLKRQKLHGKKAFFNLNRHINPTNICADVCKFCAFSSHRKNPNPYIMSHDEIMQIVEKSVENGAKEIHIVSAHNPNTSWQWYLEIFKKIKEIYPNLHVKALTAAEVDFLSRHHGLSYDEVIDKMIEYGVDSMPGGGAEIFDEDIRAKICKGKVSSKNWLEIHKKWHERGRLSNATMLFGHIEEPRHRIDHMLRIRDLQDMTNGFNAFIPLVYQKDNNFIKVSKFMGSVEILKTMAISRLVLDNVPHIKAYWATSTINLAMVAQEFGADDLDGTIQKESIQSAAGAKSAGGMDMRSFIDLIQSSGLTAVERDSMYNEIKVY, translated from the coding sequence TTGATAAATTTAATAGAAAAATTACAAAGTGGCGATAGGCTTGAAGCCAGTGAATGCTTTAAGCTATACGACCTTGATCTTTTTACATTGGGCAAATTTGCAAATTTAAAGCGCCAAAAACTGCATGGTAAAAAGGCCTTTTTTAATCTAAATCGTCATATTAATCCGACAAATATCTGTGCGGATGTATGTAAATTTTGTGCCTTCTCATCTCACAGGAAAAATCCAAATCCATATATTATGAGCCATGATGAGATTATGCAAATAGTAGAAAAAAGCGTAGAAAACGGAGCAAAAGAGATACATATAGTTTCGGCTCACAATCCAAATACATCTTGGCAGTGGTATCTAGAAATTTTTAAAAAGATAAAAGAGATATATCCAAATTTGCACGTTAAGGCTTTAACGGCGGCAGAGGTTGATTTCTTATCCCGTCATCACGGATTAAGCTATGATGAAGTTATAGATAAGATGATAGAGTATGGTGTAGATAGCATGCCTGGCGGTGGAGCTGAGATATTTGACGAGGATATTAGAGCTAAAATTTGCAAGGGCAAAGTAAGCTCTAAAAATTGGCTTGAAATCCATAAAAAATGGCACGAAAGAGGTAGGCTGAGTAACGCTACTATGCTATTTGGACACATAGAAGAGCCTAGACACAGGATAGATCATATGCTTAGAATTCGTGATTTACAAGATATGACAAATGGATTTAATGCGTTTATTCCGCTTGTGTATCAAAAGGATAATAATTTTATAAAAGTTAGCAAATTTATGGGCTCTGTCGAAATTTTAAAGACTATGGCTATATCGCGTTTAGTCCTTGATAATGTGCCTCATATTAAGGCATATTGGGCGACTTCTACTATAAATTTAGCTATGGTTGCTCAAGAATTTGGAGCTGATGATCTGGATGGAACCATACAAAAAGAGAGCATTCAGAGTGCTGCCGGAGCAAAGAGTGCCGGAGGGATGGATATGCGAAGTTTTATAGATCTTATTCAAAGCTCCGGATTAACTGCTGTGGAGAGAGATAGTATGTATAACGAGATAAAAGTGTATTAA
- a CDS encoding NCS2 family permease translates to MDYFKLKENKTDVKKEFSAGLTTFLTMMYIVPVNAIIMSQAGMPIEALITATALITFFATVFNGIWANTPVAMSVGMGLNAYFTFGLVIGMNMPWQTALGVVFVSGIIFFILSFSNFRVWVIKSIPLDLRRAISAGIGTFISFIGLQQMGIIVKNDAVLVGLGNLKDMNVILGLIGLLFVISFWTWKVKGAFILSIIATSIVAWVFKISPYPSEVFSLPASISPMFLELDIIGALSLALLPVIVTFFVTDLFDSVGTLAGVGNRAGIFDESNRQGMRKLEKTLEADAIATVAGSLIGVSTTTAFVESASGVEEGGRTGLTAVFCGCLFLLTVFMLPLFKSIPSNAVYPVLVMVGVLMFSELANVNFKDPAIGISAFFIVILMPLTYSITSGLSAGFIAYLIVRLLRREFDQINFGVIVLALIGLIVFLVH, encoded by the coding sequence GTGGATTATTTTAAGCTAAAAGAGAATAAGACCGACGTTAAAAAAGAGTTTAGCGCCGGTCTTACGACATTTTTGACAATGATGTATATCGTGCCTGTAAACGCGATTATTATGAGTCAGGCTGGTATGCCTATAGAGGCGCTTATAACTGCGACTGCACTTATTACATTCTTTGCTACCGTATTTAACGGAATATGGGCCAATACTCCTGTGGCAATGAGTGTTGGAATGGGATTAAATGCTTATTTTACATTCGGTCTTGTTATTGGCATGAATATGCCGTGGCAGACGGCTCTTGGTGTGGTTTTTGTATCGGGAATTATATTTTTTATATTATCTTTTTCAAATTTTAGAGTCTGGGTTATAAAGTCTATTCCGCTTGATCTTAGACGTGCAATAAGTGCTGGTATAGGAACTTTTATAAGCTTTATCGGGCTTCAGCAGATGGGCATAATAGTAAAGAACGATGCTGTATTGGTTGGGCTTGGAAATTTAAAAGATATGAATGTAATTTTGGGATTAATAGGTCTTCTTTTTGTAATATCTTTTTGGACTTGGAAGGTTAAGGGAGCTTTTATTTTATCCATTATTGCTACATCTATTGTTGCGTGGGTATTTAAAATTTCACCTTATCCTAGCGAGGTTTTTTCTCTCCCGGCATCTATATCTCCGATGTTTTTAGAACTTGATATTATAGGGGCGTTATCGTTGGCTTTATTGCCTGTTATAGTCACTTTCTTTGTTACTGACCTTTTTGACTCAGTTGGTACATTGGCTGGAGTTGGTAATAGGGCTGGAATATTTGATGAAAGTAATCGGCAGGGCATGAGAAAACTAGAAAAGACTCTTGAAGCAGATGCTATAGCGACAGTTGCAGGCTCTTTGATAGGAGTTAGTACTACTACGGCTTTCGTAGAAAGTGCAAGCGGTGTAGAAGAGGGCGGTAGAACTGGCCTTACGGCGGTATTTTGTGGATGTTTATTTTTGCTTACAGTATTTATGCTTCCTCTCTTTAAGTCGATACCTTCAAACGCGGTATATCCTGTGCTTGTAATGGTTGGAGTGCTTATGTTTAGCGAACTTGCTAATGTCAATTTCAAAGATCCAGCAATCGGTATTTCGGCATTTTTTATAGTAATTTTAATGCCTCTTACATATTCTATTACAAGCGGTCTATCTGCAGGATTTATAGCATATTTGATAGTTAGGCTTTTAAGACGTGAGTTTGATCAAATTAACTTCGGTGTTATAGTCCTTGCTCTTATTGGTTTGATAGTATTTTTAGTTCATTAA
- a CDS encoding phosphoribosyltransferase family protein yields MIYYGYEEFEKDIKALAKEVRDEFNPDVILAIARGGLTLGHSLAVALNKRNLFTLNSIHYEDTKKLDTIEIFNIPDLSKFTKILLVDDIIDTGESIVEIKRQLLKIYPHIDIKIASVFYKTKALLLPDFKIKEAHEWVEFFWDVHI; encoded by the coding sequence ATGATATATTACGGATATGAGGAATTTGAAAAAGATATTAAGGCTTTGGCAAAAGAGGTAAGGGATGAATTTAATCCGGATGTAATTTTGGCTATTGCTAGAGGTGGTCTTACATTAGGACACTCTTTGGCTGTTGCTCTTAATAAACGCAATCTTTTCACTTTAAATTCTATCCATTACGAGGATACGAAAAAGCTTGATACGATTGAAATTTTCAATATCCCTGACCTTTCTAAATTTACTAAAATTTTGCTAGTTGACGATATTATAGATACTGGTGAGAGTATAGTTGAGATTAAGAGGCAGCTCTTAAAAATTTATCCTCATATAGATATTAAAATCGCATCAGTGTTTTATAAAACAAAGGCTCTGTTGTTGCCTGATTTTAAGATAAAAGAGGCGCATGAGTGGGTTGAATTTTTCTGGGATGTTCATATATAA